The window tacatttttagtttctgtgacttcaaacatcTGGCAGTTGGGTGGAGATGCACGTGCTCGGTCTCGGCTCAGCGTGAGAACGGGGGCAGCAGATGTGCGTGGTGCATTATATATACGTGGTATTTGTAAATTCACCGAATAATTCACCACATTCTCCTCCACTTTCTTTTCGGGCATCAAACCGGTGGAATGTCTGAGATGAATAATGTAGGTTTCGCCTTTGAGAAGCGgatcaactttatttataacgcCGACTCGTCAAAGTTTAATCAGCAGGATTCTGCGAAGATTTGGTTTCAACTTTTTCTTCACCAAACATCgatcagtgtttttaaagttaaGTTCTCAGAGCCTCATACCCACGTTCTCTGGTGCGGCTGTGTGTGACAACACAGAGTCAGGGGCtcgggacattttccagaacttttggaaaaggtcaaatgtcaaaaacatgGGAGTATTCACGTCTGAGAACAGTTTTTACTTTACTTCTACTCTTCATGAAGATATGATTGACATCAGGGCTGTCAGACGTCTGTAGTGACATGCCCCCACTCAGTCTGGTACAAACCAGCACCGTTGATTTACTCTCTCGTTCTCTACTGAGAAGGACAGGACGAGTCTTGAtgtgatgttgtgatgtttttcaaCTGACACGgattctctctgctctgtttagGAACAACGTGCTTCCTCGTATCATTGAGGCCAAGTACTTGGACATAATGGACGCCCAACACATGTAGCGACCGACGGGAACACGCTCCGACACCACAAGCTGACATCTGGAAAATtaaaggagaataaaaaaaaatttaaaaaacagatttaaaggatttaaaaaaagaaaaaagcatatttttcaATGCAAAACTGTACGGAagcaaaaaggagaaaaaaccCCGACTGTTTTGATTTTTGTATCTGATAAGAACAGGTGAAGCACTGGAAACGTGGGAAGtcgtgtgagggagagagagagagagagagagagagagagagagagagagagagagagagagagagagagacgagagccGTGGGAAACGTTTTCCATGAACGTGGACAGACAGAGTCTCTCTGAGGGGACAAGGTCCTGCTGTTAGAACCAGGACTGTCCAGAATCCCCTGTTTCACCTGCGTTTGACCCTGTCAGACATACCTCcgtgttctcctcctcctcctcacactccttTACTTTCCAACACTTTACATTCTcctcactgcagtgtgtgtacCCGTGTTTGAACCTGTGGGTAAGTGCTTCAAGTACTTACTAATGCTGTGTAAGTTATCCAGCCTCTGCCGGTCGTGTAGGACGTAGAAATGTGTGACGGCACGATGTAAGAAGGAAGGatctctccctcacactgtgGTTTTACAAACCTTTTACTTACTTACACTGTGTTGATAAGTATTTAAACACTTTTCCATGTGTGAAATAACTGGTAGGAACTCTGCGTTTAGGCCAATGTGAAGTAAATCTTTAccctttttttgtatttctgtcatTGTGCGACGTTCCAACCTTTGTTCGGTGTAGTTTTCCCATTTGTTCCGGACGTGTTTAGTTTTTAAGTCATTCCAACAAATGCCAGTGTTCATTAAGCAGAggagaaaggtgtgtgtgtgtgtgtgtgtgtgtgtgtgtgtgtgtgtgtgtgtgtgtgtgtgtgtgtgtgtgtgttgtgtgtgtgtgttgtgtgtgtgtgtcatgggcACCAATCCGTCTCTAACCTCGCTTCCTGCCAGCTCTTTAGAAAACCTAATTTTTAAGGTGGAATTTAAGTGCTCAGCTGACTAGAATATACATtccacagatatatatatatataaaataaaatatatataataaatgtaattatataGAACGACAGCACAAGCCAAAACATATAGTGAAATCTTTATCAAATTATTAAAGTATTAGAATATATTAAGGcaatatacaaaaaaaagaaaaatattttaggTTAAATTGAAatagaatatttatttatcacaaaGACAGTTTTATCTTTTAAGTACAAAATGATAGTTTGTGTGCGTTGACCCTGAAGCGTGTTCGGTcattctgtgtttcctccttcacattCCACACTTGACGTGTTTTATGTGTCATGTCTTTGCTGCAGTGTTTACATATCAAAGTCCAGCTCCAACCGTTCTGGTGCATTGCTCGTAAAGAGTcaggttaaaggttaaaaaaaagaaaactaaaataagcGTTTGCGGGCTTTGGATCCAACGAAATGCATCccagggttttttcttttttcttttagtgaCGAGTTTTAGAATAATCCggtcttgttttctgtttagaTGTTATGATTAGATCAATGCTTGCGAAACATTGTCATGTAATAATCCAGACGTCTGGACCTTGTTATCTacagaacaaaaatataaataaaaaaaaaaaaattacctttTCTAAGCAGCGGTTTGCTTACAGCATGTCTTATCTGGGTTGTTTTGATACGATGTGATGCCAATGGACATGTAACctacacaagaagaagaaaaaaaaagtcaaaccgTAACTTCTCAATAAACTGAATGCAACGCTCAATATTCAGCAATACTGTGTATAAAAACAGAGCTTCAGCGGGGAAGCAGCAACAGGCCGGCTGTGTTTTTACCACAGCAACTTTTCAGTCCATCCTCGCCAACTCTGTGCATCGGTCAATTACTGCACAGAGGAgctaaaacaaaagaagaaaaagtgtttGCCTGTCGCATCCACGGATTTTCCTGCGGTTTCGTTGCTTTTCCCAATATCCAAATGGCAGCTCCCTCACGCAGCTCTGTTCAACTTTGTCTTACAGACGTGAGAAAGATGTCCGATTTAAGCAGATGTCTCGCGCCGAGATAGCGTGAAAGGGAAAGCTTCGGCGGGCATTTGCATAATCCGTGGCCTAAGCCTTAAGACAGCACTGgtgagggaagagagagagagagagagagactgtgagTTATGAAGTAATATGTACAGTTTGCAATGcaaagtttagtttttatcaACTATCCATTATAATCCCAGGCAAAGTGTTGGTTTCCAGCTTCGGGCCGAGAGGTGAAACCATCCTTCGTTACGTGACAGTATTGATGTTGTTCCTTGATATCTTCTCTGTACTGATGAGTTTTGGAATAGCAGCACATTTCTCTCAGAGGTCCTAACGTTGGGTTCAGAGTGAACgcctctgttctcctcctcctcctcctcctcctcctcctcccgatTGGATCTGTTTAAAAATTGCGTAACgtggtgtttattttattctctttctccctGATTTCATATAGCCTACTTTTTCTATTCATGAATGTAAGATGTGTGGATTTTTATATAGCATAACTAATTTAGGTGTCAAACAGAATCTGTAATTTTGTCAAAAAGATCAGCTATATTTGTAAGCTGTAATAtgtaaaaaggagaaaaaaatggttatcaaacaaaatgtgttggtttactatagtatatatatactgtacactgAAAAGAGAGACTATCTCAAGCTGTTTGCCAAATAAAAAAGTAGTAGTGATGTAAAGATCCTGgtctgttgtgtttattgtggATCCATatgaacataaacatgtttataaaagatggacgacatcacagctccttaaagtgaggccaaaagcagcttgatcgccccctggtggccggctgctgTACAGGTCattaaccctgcctcctcccatGTCattggatgggacatggattaataaattataattaagtACACGTtaaattatttgaatatttggtttggtttgtttcattttcttacGTGTTGCTTTAATGTTTTATAGCAAATTTCTTGtggaaatggaaacaaatgatACACACACGGTGCATTAATTATACATACAAATGCAATAACTATACACACACGTGCAATAACTATACACACACGTGCaataactatacacacacacactccatacagTTAAAgccacactgcacctttaaatgtgtagttttacttttgtggtttatttgacttttttatatTAAGCTCTTTCTATCTTAGTTGTTTTCTAATTTAACTGTTTATTCTTCATCTTTGACAAATCAAACTAGAAACTTGAAATAtggaccaaaacaaacacaaacatgtgagtGCAACTCCAAGTCTGTCCTCGCGGGGTCGCTGCTGTCGCGTGGCAGCAGATCCACAACAGCTGATCGTCGTGTTTCCTTCGGGATTCGAACCCACGGTTTAAACCCGCAGATCCAGATCAGCTGATCCTCGTCCCTGCAGCGGGACTCTGCTCCCCCGGTGTCCCGGTGCGTCTGAGTCTGTGGGCCGGGTCATGAGGCTCCGGGGCtgggtctcctcctcctgtcaccTCGCTGCAGGTCTCCGCTCCGCCCGGAGGAAGCAGGCGGGGTCTCTGTTTTCCTTCAGCCAGAAACACGTGCGTCTCCTCGGTCACTCTGCTGCCGACACCACCGACAGCACCACCACCAACAGCACCACCACCGACAGCACCACCACCGACACTAACCACAACTTTACCCACAACTCTAACAGCAACATGGCCGAGGAGGCGAAGAAACTGGCCGCTAACGCCGCAGTAAACAACCACGTCCAGGTACAGTATGTAGCCACATGTGCTAACTGTATGTAGCATCATATGCTAACATGCTGCTAGCTTGTAGCCTTGtagttttcacttgttttagACAGTTAGCTTCATGCTAGCAGAGTTAGCTCCAGTGCAAACCCTGTAGCGTTAGCCACAGTTAGCTCGTTAGCGATTACCGTTATCTCACCGGCACGGTTTGAATTAGCCCCGGGTCCTGAGCGTCTGACCCGGGTCAGTGACTCACTGTGGTCGGTGTTGtgtaaatatacataatatacaatATCCAGCAGGTGTTAGCTTCTTTATTTAGCTTTAGCATGAGCTaacagcagacaggaaacatcacACAACTTGTAAACTCTTCATATGTCTGATTTTTAATAAGATTTCTAGTTCATCTGTTCATTAGTTCAagtgtttttataaaacaatgATGCAATCGTACGTTTACAGAAGAACATGGATAATAattccaaaaataaaatccataaatAAGTTTAATAAAGAGAGAAACTAGTTCAGTAAATGTCTTTTAGAAAGAAAACTTCAAACATCTACCTGCACCTCAGATCTCACACAGGAGCTGCTGGTTGTTTGAGTTCTTCTTCGTCTGTTGCAGAACAACCAGGTGGTCGGGGTGGGCAGCGGGTCGACCATCGTCTACGCTGTGGACAGACTGGGTGAGTACCACCACAGTGAAGGTGGAGTCAGGGCTCAAACGTGTACTTTGATTTGCTGGTAAATCGATCAGACTGAAGATGTGAAGGTTTAACAACTTCCTTCTTccttctgttgtgtgtttgtgtttgttgcagcGGAGCGAGTGCGTCAGGAGAAACTCAACATCGTGTGTGTGCCCACGTCCTTCCAGGTCAGTTTGAGGGCCGGAGACACTTCAGTCCAACTCATCGTCTGATATTATATGAatagaagagagaagagaataaacaaaaataaattaaatagaaGTAAAGAGAAAACTCTCCCCCCCACAGGCTCGTCAGCTGATCCTGAAGCACGGCCTCACGCTGTCGGACCTGGACAGACACCCAGAGGTATGATGATATACAGCTGTGGAAAAGAGGACGGGCCACAATATGCTCATGTTCGAACCCTGTCCTCTGGATGTGGAGTGAAAGTAGCTGTGGCGTAGCACATGTGAACgtggacactggttctgtgtgtttacagttgGACGTAGCGATCGACGGAGCAGATGAAGTGGACGCAGACCTGACGTTGATCAAAGGTGGAGGGTGAGTGCAGGACAAAcagcttctgtctgtgtctcacagcTTCTGTCTCACAGCTTCTGTCTCACAGCTTCTGTCTCACAGCCTCTATctcacagcctctgtctcacAGCCTTGTCTCACAGCTTCTGTctcacagcctctgtctcacagcctctgtctctgtcagcttctgtctcacagcttctgtctctgtctcacagcttctgtctcacagcctctgtcttctgtctcacAGCCTCTATCTCAcagcttctgtctctgtctcacagcttctgtctcacaccctctgtctctgtctcacagcctctgtctctgactcacagcttctgtctcacaggttctgtctctgtctcacagcttctgtctcacagcttctgtctcacagcttctgtctcacagcctctgtctctgtctcacagcctctgtctctgtctcacagcctctgtctcacagcctctgtctctgtctcacagcGGCTGCCTGACTCAGGAGAAGATCATCGCCGGCTGTGCTAAACATTTCGTTGTAATCGCCGACTACAGGTTTGTATTTTCTCATTCAGCTGAAGACGTGTGTCCCTCTGAGTTTGAGCCTCTCACACTAGATTCCTTTAGACACCGCTGCTGGTGGAGAAGCAGATTTTGCTGATGTACACGAGGGTTGTAACTACATGTGTTGAGGTTCAGTTCTTGTCTTTCATCGTCTCTCCGCTCAGGAAAGACTCCGAGGCTTTGGGCCAACAGTGGAAGAAGGGGGTTCCTATTGAAGTGATCCCGATGGCGTACGTCCCCGTCTCCAGGACGATAGCCAGACGCTTCGGAGGGGAGGCCAACCTGCGGATGGCCGTCAGCAAAGCAGTAAGTGGACGATTGGCTCCGGTTGTGATGGCACCACTTCTCTTACTTTACCGTCTTCAtggcagctctctctctctctctctctctctctctctctctctctctgtgtgttaaatctttcctctgtatttttcagatttttagttttagtcCTGGACTATATGTAAACAGTCTGTGTAACCCCAGTCTGTTGTCGTCAGTAGTGAAGCTACAAAGCTGCTTTTTTGTGACTGACTGTGACTTGTGTCTGTGACTCTCAGGGTCCTGTGGTCACCGACAACAGCAACTTCATCCTGGACTGGAAGTTTGAACGCGCTCAGAACTGGAAGGAGGTCAACGCTGCGATCAAGATGATTCCAGGTGAGAAGCTCCGGCTTCATAGAGTCGAGGTGATCATGCACTATGGGGTCCGGACTTCCTCCAGGACTTTGTCTTGCACATATGAAGAGTGTAGCAGGAGAATCatctggagaatctcctgctgtgttctcacatacagcccctccggagaacGTCAGgggattatccagagttcagttaatgtctgagagcagctacaTGTTATAAAATGTGTGCAGACCCAGCAACGTGTCTCTTgatgtgtcctcaggtgtggtGGAGACGGGCCTCTTCGTGGGCATGGCTGAACGAGCCTACTTCGGGATGGAGGACGGAAGCGTGCAGGTTCGTGATCCTCCCGTCAACTGAGGAGTTTGgagcctccccccccccccccctcccgacTGACCTCACTTCTCCCTCAAGTGCCgcgtgtgatttgttttttcgAGCTGCCTCCTTCAGAGGAACTGGACAGAACCAAAGCAGGGAAGTTTCCAATCATCTCATCTCACAACCGGACAAATTCACCATCACTTGGTTTCTCTCACCGGTT of the Hippoglossus stenolepis isolate QCI-W04-F060 chromosome 10, HSTE1.2, whole genome shotgun sequence genome contains:
- the rpia gene encoding ribose-5-phosphate isomerase: MRLRGWVSSSCHLAAGLRSARRKQAGSLFSFSQKHVRLLGHSAADTTDSTTTNSTTTDSTTTDTNHNFTHNSNSNMAEEAKKLAANAAVNNHVQNNQVVGVGSGSTIVYAVDRLAERVRQEKLNIVCVPTSFQARQLILKHGLTLSDLDRHPELDVAIDGADEVDADLTLIKGGGGCLTQEKIIAGCAKHFVVIADYRKDSEALGQQWKKGVPIEVIPMAYVPVSRTIARRFGGEANLRMAVSKAGPVVTDNSNFILDWKFERAQNWKEVNAAIKMIPGVVETGLFVGMAERAYFGMEDGSVQVRDPPVN